The following are encoded in a window of Thiohalophilus sp. genomic DNA:
- a CDS encoding HDOD domain-containing protein, producing the protein MLADSSRDAIRLDVRKLSSLPAVSPVLDQLLDAIGNEEITIESFARLIEQDPALLGRIIGLANAAYFGHAEPVTSAEEAIFKSLGLRLARSLALSIALAGPFRILVSIPGFELQRFWLQAILTASMTQELSHLVTVEPRPGTEESYLAGMLHNFGLLPLIHLYPEQVTEAYRRREAEPTLSLSQALREVSGTDHYEVGAWLAEHWHIPNNIVTVIRNLSDYSYRGDHYPLVLLIHATAEWAESYCNDGDRKWLPESAKAAFFDLGVSVEQVHQVQEKLHRKRELYEAVAKMLAVV; encoded by the coding sequence TTGCTGGCTGATAGCTCGCGCGATGCCATTCGGCTGGATGTCCGCAAACTGAGCAGTTTGCCGGCCGTCTCGCCGGTGCTGGATCAGTTGCTCGATGCCATCGGCAATGAGGAGATCACCATCGAGTCCTTTGCCCGGCTGATCGAGCAGGATCCCGCCCTGCTGGGGCGGATCATCGGCCTGGCCAATGCCGCCTATTTTGGCCATGCCGAACCGGTTACCTCCGCCGAGGAAGCGATTTTCAAATCCCTCGGTCTGCGCCTGGCCCGCAGCCTCGCCCTGAGTATCGCCCTGGCCGGGCCGTTTCGGATCCTGGTCTCGATTCCCGGTTTTGAACTGCAGCGTTTCTGGTTGCAGGCGATTCTCACCGCCAGCATGACCCAGGAGTTGAGCCACCTGGTGACGGTCGAGCCGCGTCCCGGTACCGAGGAAAGCTATCTGGCCGGCATGCTGCACAATTTCGGTTTATTGCCCCTGATTCATCTTTATCCCGAGCAGGTGACCGAAGCCTATCGACGCCGCGAGGCGGAGCCGACCCTGTCGCTCAGCCAGGCCCTGCGTGAGGTCAGCGGCACCGATCACTACGAGGTCGGGGCCTGGCTGGCGGAACACTGGCACATTCCGAACAATATCGTCACGGTGATACGCAATCTGAGTGACTACAGTTATCGCGGGGATCACTATCCGCTGGTGCTGTTGATCCATGCCACCGCCGAGTGGGCCGAAAGCTACTGCAATGATGGCGATCGCAAATGGTTGCCCGAGTCGGCCAAGGCCGCGTTTTTCGATCTGGGCGTTTCCGTCGAACAGGTTCACCAGGTACAGGAAAAATTACATCGCAAGCGTGAGTTGTACGAGGCTGTGGCCAAAATGCTGGCCGTGGTCTGA
- a CDS encoding BolA family protein has protein sequence MSMQTVIEEKLSRQIHPSHLQVINESDNHNVPPGSESHFKVVIVSDSFDGKPLIARHRMINEVLADELQNNIHALALHTYAPDEWQETGQAPDSPPCHGGGK, from the coding sequence ATGAGCATGCAAACGGTCATTGAGGAAAAATTATCCCGGCAGATTCATCCTTCCCATCTGCAGGTGATCAACGAAAGTGATAACCACAATGTGCCGCCGGGCTCCGAATCCCACTTCAAGGTGGTGATCGTCTCCGACAGCTTTGACGGCAAGCCGCTGATCGCCCGCCACCGGATGATCAACGAGGTGCTGGCCGATGAACTGCAGAACAACATCCATGCCCTGGCGTTGCATACCTACGCACCGGACGAGTGGCAGGAAACCGGCCAGGCGCCCGATTCACCGCCGTGTCACGGTGGGGGTAAATAA
- a CDS encoding RNA-binding S4 domain-containing protein, which yields MNYLHTHSLALIADRDNHMSTDSATPTRLDKWLWAARFYKTRAQASEAINGGHVKLNGQRTKPGARVQIGDQLFIRKQSLSFDITVRELAQRRSPASVAQQLYEETAESVTRRETQQAARREAARLNPRPTHKPDKRERRKIIRFVNKYSQEKP from the coding sequence ATGAATTATCTGCATACGCACAGCCTAGCGCTGATCGCCGATCGGGACAATCACATGTCGACGGATTCCGCCACACCAACACGTCTGGACAAATGGCTCTGGGCCGCCCGGTTTTACAAGACCCGGGCGCAGGCCAGTGAGGCGATCAATGGCGGCCACGTGAAGCTCAACGGTCAACGCACCAAACCGGGGGCCCGCGTGCAGATCGGCGATCAACTGTTCATTCGCAAGCAGTCGCTGAGCTTTGACATCACCGTACGTGAACTGGCGCAACGCCGGAGCCCGGCCAGCGTGGCGCAACAACTGTACGAGGAAACGGCCGAAAGTGTGACCCGGCGGGAAACACAACAGGCCGCGCGACGGGAAGCGGCGCGGCTTAATCCCCGGCCTACGCATAAACCGGACAAGCGGGAGCGGCGCAAGATTATCCGTTTTGTGAACAAATACTCTCAGGAGAAGCCATGA
- a CDS encoding AAA family ATPase: protein MSEAQTPAWLAALQQPAAYTHPVARIELIETHISWVLLTGKFAYKLKKPLDLGFLDFSTLELRHYYCQEELRLNRRLAAPIYLQVLAVIDTADGIVLADPQQTEGEMLEYALKMRQFDPGQGFDHLLQKQQLTLPHLDQLAALIGDFHRQLPAAPPDSDYGTPAAIRHPCDENIAQIRQQAPQLADDPRLTEVADWTEQQLQQLTPRFEQRHRDGFIRECHGDLHLRNIALWQDKVIAFDCIEFDPALRWIDTLNEIAFLMMDLDAHDASGLGWYVLNRYLEQTGDYAGLDLLPFYRIYRAMVRAKVAAIELGQHQAPRHREELNDYLDLAAASMRRDSPALLITMGFSGSGKSTVTDGLLQSLGAVRLRSDVERTRLFGEADSDQGIGTGKYSTQVSERLYRHLQQQSRQLLQAGYTVIVDAAFLQHARRQPFAELADACGVPFHILALQAEPDVLRERIRHRQQAGQDASEADLAVLEAQLEHHDPLDESEQARALDIDTTQPADPGRLAARLRRLRGQ, encoded by the coding sequence ATGAGCGAGGCGCAAACTCCAGCCTGGTTGGCCGCCTTGCAACAACCCGCCGCCTACACGCATCCCGTTGCCAGGATCGAATTGATCGAAACCCACATCTCCTGGGTCTTGCTGACCGGCAAGTTCGCCTACAAACTCAAAAAGCCGCTGGATCTCGGCTTTCTCGATTTCAGCACACTCGAGCTGCGACACTATTACTGCCAGGAAGAGCTGCGCCTCAATCGCCGTCTGGCCGCACCGATTTATCTGCAGGTTCTGGCAGTGATCGATACCGCCGACGGCATCGTGCTGGCCGATCCGCAACAGACCGAGGGCGAGATGCTCGAGTACGCGCTCAAGATGCGCCAATTCGATCCCGGGCAGGGCTTTGATCATTTGCTGCAAAAACAGCAGCTGACCTTGCCCCATCTTGATCAACTGGCGGCCCTGATCGGGGATTTTCACCGGCAACTGCCCGCTGCCCCGCCCGACAGTGATTACGGCACCCCGGCGGCGATCCGTCATCCCTGCGATGAGAACATCGCGCAGATTCGCCAGCAGGCGCCGCAACTGGCCGATGATCCCCGACTGACCGAAGTGGCCGACTGGACTGAACAACAGTTGCAACAACTAACCCCGCGGTTTGAACAGCGTCATCGCGACGGCTTTATCCGCGAATGCCACGGGGATCTGCATCTGCGCAATATTGCCCTGTGGCAGGATAAGGTCATCGCCTTCGACTGTATCGAATTTGACCCGGCCCTGCGCTGGATCGATACCCTCAACGAAATCGCTTTTCTGATGATGGATCTCGATGCGCATGATGCCAGCGGTCTCGGCTGGTATGTGCTCAATCGCTACCTGGAGCAGACCGGTGATTATGCCGGACTGGATCTGCTGCCCTTCTACCGGATCTATCGCGCCATGGTTCGGGCCAAAGTGGCCGCCATTGAACTGGGCCAGCATCAGGCGCCGCGCCACCGCGAGGAACTGAATGACTATCTCGATCTGGCCGCGGCTTCCATGCGGCGCGACTCGCCCGCCCTGCTGATCACCATGGGCTTTTCCGGCAGTGGCAAAAGTACGGTCACGGACGGCCTGCTGCAGTCACTCGGGGCAGTGCGGCTGCGCTCCGACGTGGAGCGCACGCGCCTGTTTGGCGAAGCCGACAGCGATCAGGGCATCGGCACCGGCAAATATTCAACACAGGTCAGCGAGCGGCTGTACCGCCATTTACAACAACAGAGCCGTCAGCTGTTGCAGGCGGGCTACACGGTGATCGTCGACGCTGCCTTCCTGCAACACGCCCGCCGCCAGCCCTTTGCCGAGCTGGCCGACGCCTGTGGCGTGCCGTTTCACATCCTCGCCCTGCAGGCCGAACCCGACGTGTTACGCGAGCGGATTCGCCACCGACAACAGGCCGGGCAGGACGCCTCCGAGGCGGATCTGGCCGTGCTGGAAGCCCAGCTGGAACACCATGATCCGCTGGATGAAAGTGAGCAGGCCCGGGCGCTTGACATCGACACCACGCAACCCGCCGATCCCGGACGGCTGGCGGCCCGCCTTCGCCGCCTTCGCGGACAGTAA
- the moeA gene encoding molybdopterin molybdotransferase MoeA, which produces MSAKPSCDEFDPNNLRVEQALEQIQHRITPVQETQTLPLMQAHNHVLAEAIRSPLNVPPYKNSAMDGYALLGTDLGDNEITLDLIGTAFAGNPFDAEVRAGQCVRIMTGAKLPDGADTVIMQEHASVDGNHITFGSGHTPGQNVRHAGEDIAVDDVVLQKGQRLHAAELGLLASLGVPEVSVARKLRVAFFSTGDELRPVGEVLEEGQIYDSNRYTLYGMLRELDVEILDLGVIRDVPEAIEAAFEQAADQADAVITSGGVSVGEADYVKQTLDKLGEVSFWKIAMKPGKPLAFGRVKNAWFFGLPGNPVSVMATFYQFALPALRRLMGEQTQAPLTFKVPCREPLKKRAGRTDFQRGILTCDEQGNPGVTAAGMQASHILSGMSRANCFIILPLEADNIDAGTLVEVQPFRGLM; this is translated from the coding sequence ATGTCCGCCAAACCTTCCTGCGACGAATTCGATCCCAACAATCTGCGCGTGGAACAGGCGCTGGAACAGATTCAGCACCGCATCACGCCGGTACAGGAAACACAAACACTGCCGCTGATGCAGGCCCACAACCATGTCCTGGCCGAGGCTATCCGCTCGCCATTGAATGTGCCGCCGTACAAAAACTCCGCCATGGACGGCTACGCCCTGCTCGGTACGGATCTCGGCGACAACGAGATCACGCTGGATCTGATCGGCACCGCCTTCGCCGGCAACCCGTTCGATGCTGAAGTCCGGGCCGGTCAGTGCGTGCGCATCATGACCGGCGCCAAGCTGCCCGACGGCGCGGACACGGTGATCATGCAGGAACATGCCAGCGTCGATGGCAACCACATTACCTTTGGCAGCGGTCACACGCCGGGACAGAACGTGCGTCATGCCGGCGAGGATATCGCCGTGGACGATGTGGTGTTACAAAAGGGCCAGCGTCTGCACGCGGCCGAGCTCGGCCTGCTGGCCTCGCTGGGCGTCCCCGAGGTCAGCGTGGCACGCAAACTGCGGGTCGCGTTTTTCTCTACCGGGGATGAACTGCGCCCGGTTGGCGAGGTGCTGGAAGAAGGCCAGATTTACGACAGTAACCGTTACACCCTGTACGGCATGCTCCGGGAACTGGATGTCGAGATTCTCGATCTGGGTGTCATCCGGGATGTGCCCGAAGCGATCGAAGCCGCCTTTGAACAGGCCGCCGATCAGGCCGATGCGGTCATCACCTCCGGTGGCGTGTCGGTGGGAGAAGCCGATTACGTCAAACAGACACTGGATAAACTCGGCGAAGTCAGCTTCTGGAAGATCGCCATGAAGCCGGGCAAACCGCTGGCCTTCGGCCGGGTCAAAAACGCCTGGTTCTTCGGCCTGCCCGGCAACCCGGTCTCGGTCATGGCCACCTTCTACCAGTTCGCCCTGCCGGCCCTGCGTCGCCTGATGGGGGAACAGACGCAAGCCCCACTGACCTTCAAAGTGCCCTGCCGCGAGCCGTTGAAAAAGCGCGCCGGACGCACCGACTTTCAACGCGGTATTCTGACCTGTGATGAGCAGGGTAACCCGGGCGTCACCGCCGCCGGCATGCAGGCCTCGCATATCCTCAGCGGCATGAGCCGCGCCAACTGTTTCATCATCCTGCCGCTGGAAGCCGACAACATCGACGCCGGCACCCTGGTCGAAGTGCAGCCGTTTCGTGGGTTAATGTGA
- a CDS encoding Rrf2 family transcriptional regulator, with the protein MKLSSRADYAAKAMLELTMSPDRPVTLAYLAHTQNISISYLEQIFALLRKHGLVRSVRGPGGGYVLNKSIDEISVGDIVKAIDLPEKEKAKDNVPTGHGAPESAHLWQQLSNMVYDYLSSVSLRDIHEADKKQSGDKSSQAA; encoded by the coding sequence ATGAAACTTTCATCACGAGCAGACTACGCCGCCAAGGCCATGCTGGAACTGACGATGAGCCCCGACCGGCCGGTCACGCTGGCCTATCTGGCGCACACACAGAACATCTCCATCTCCTATCTGGAACAGATTTTTGCCTTGCTGCGCAAGCACGGGCTGGTACGCAGCGTGCGCGGCCCCGGCGGCGGTTATGTATTGAACAAGTCCATCGACGAGATCTCCGTCGGCGACATCGTCAAGGCAATCGACCTGCCGGAAAAAGAGAAAGCCAAAGACAATGTCCCCACCGGCCACGGCGCCCCGGAAAGCGCCCACCTGTGGCAACAGCTGTCCAATATGGTCTATGACTACCTGAGCAGCGTCAGCCTGCGGGATATTCACGAAGCGGACAAGAAACAGTCCGGCGACAAGTCTAGCCAGGCGGCCTGA
- a CDS encoding Lon protease family protein, whose amino-acid sequence MIQALDADALYTPCDPDRFGFKSTAELADLDGLLGQDRAEEALQFGLGIRRHGYNLFVLGPSGMGKHTMVHQFLHQCAAEELVARDWIYVANFSHPEKPRAIELAAGRGSAFDRDMRQLVEDLRSAIPNAFETEQYHARLQELHESFQERSRAVFAELAEEAEKHGVTVVRARERDEFSFVPLKDERPIKSEEYEALPEEEQQRLSAVITSLEDKLRGILHQRSQWQRELREAIKTLNREVGMFAVGHLIEDLREKYNDVAAINDYLSEVQEDVIDNLNAFRDEEEEVVMWETGKAEQSFRRYQVNVLVDHSEAAGAPVVYEDLPIFQNLIGRIEYVSQMGTLVTDYMLIRSGALHRANGGYLVLDAHKLLTQPFAWEALKRVLYAGEIHIESPAEMYSMISTVSLEPEPIPLNVKVVLVGERYLYYLLQAYDPDFAELFKVQADFENSLDSNDDNQNRYARLLATLVRKDQLLHFDRDAVARVIEHSRRAVEDTQRLSVHMRSINDLLQEADYWARQGGRELVSRADVQQAIDKQIYRSDRVQRRIVEEIRRGTLLIDTAGAVTAQVNALVISELGRFAFGHPSRVTATVRVGEGEVVDIEREVELGGAIHSKGVMILTAYLAARFAGNKPLSLAATLVFEQNYGGIEGDSATIAELCALLSALANIPVRQSLAVTGSANQRGQVQPVGGINEKIEGFFDACQAIGLNGEQGVVIPSTNVEHLMLREDVVAAAREGRFHIYPVSTVDEAIEVLTGVTAGEADARGEYPPESVNYQVKQRLEDFAETRHEFAKPGDEDQDEDAKDKDDDAS is encoded by the coding sequence TTGATACAGGCACTCGACGCGGACGCGCTTTATACCCCCTGTGACCCGGACCGGTTCGGGTTCAAAAGCACGGCGGAACTGGCGGATCTGGACGGGTTGCTGGGCCAGGATCGGGCCGAGGAGGCCCTTCAGTTTGGTCTGGGGATCCGCCGGCACGGCTATAACCTGTTCGTGCTCGGCCCCAGTGGGATGGGCAAACACACCATGGTGCACCAGTTCCTGCACCAGTGTGCGGCTGAAGAGCTGGTTGCCCGGGACTGGATCTATGTAGCCAATTTTTCCCATCCGGAAAAACCGCGCGCCATCGAACTGGCCGCCGGGCGGGGCAGCGCGTTTGACCGTGACATGCGTCAGCTGGTGGAAGATTTGCGTTCGGCGATCCCCAATGCGTTCGAAACCGAGCAATATCACGCCCGGCTGCAGGAGTTGCACGAAAGTTTCCAGGAGCGCTCGCGGGCAGTGTTTGCCGAACTGGCCGAGGAGGCGGAAAAGCACGGGGTTACCGTGGTGCGCGCCCGGGAGCGGGACGAATTCAGTTTTGTGCCGCTCAAGGACGAGCGTCCGATCAAAAGCGAAGAATACGAGGCATTGCCGGAAGAAGAACAGCAGCGCCTGTCGGCAGTGATCACCAGCCTGGAAGACAAGCTGCGCGGGATTCTCCATCAGCGCAGTCAATGGCAACGGGAGTTGCGCGAGGCGATCAAGACGCTCAATCGTGAAGTCGGCATGTTTGCGGTCGGCCACCTGATCGAAGACCTGCGCGAGAAATATAACGATGTCGCAGCGATCAACGATTACCTCTCCGAAGTGCAGGAGGATGTGATTGACAACCTCAATGCCTTCCGCGATGAAGAGGAAGAAGTGGTGATGTGGGAGACCGGCAAGGCCGAGCAGTCGTTCCGGCGTTACCAGGTCAATGTCCTGGTGGATCACAGTGAGGCAGCGGGAGCGCCGGTGGTCTACGAGGATCTGCCCATTTTTCAGAACCTGATCGGGCGGATCGAATATGTCTCGCAGATGGGGACGCTGGTCACCGATTACATGTTGATCCGATCCGGCGCGCTGCATCGTGCCAACGGCGGTTATCTGGTGCTCGATGCCCATAAACTTTTGACCCAGCCGTTTGCCTGGGAAGCTCTCAAGCGCGTGCTCTATGCCGGCGAGATCCATATCGAGTCACCGGCGGAAATGTACAGCATGATCAGCACCGTGAGTCTGGAGCCGGAACCGATCCCGTTGAACGTCAAGGTGGTGCTGGTTGGCGAACGCTATCTCTATTATCTGTTGCAGGCTTACGATCCCGATTTTGCCGAGTTGTTCAAGGTCCAGGCCGATTTTGAAAACAGTCTCGACAGTAATGACGATAACCAGAATCGTTATGCCCGCCTGCTGGCGACCCTGGTGCGCAAGGATCAGCTACTGCATTTTGATCGCGATGCGGTCGCCAGGGTGATCGAGCACAGCCGGCGTGCGGTTGAAGATACCCAAAGGCTGTCGGTACATATGCGCAGCATCAACGATCTGTTGCAGGAAGCCGATTACTGGGCCCGTCAGGGGGGGCGTGAACTGGTCAGCCGTGCCGATGTGCAACAGGCGATCGACAAGCAGATCTATCGCTCCGATCGGGTCCAGCGACGCATCGTCGAGGAGATCCGGCGCGGAACGTTGTTGATCGATACTGCCGGGGCGGTGACTGCCCAGGTCAATGCCCTGGTCATCAGCGAACTGGGTCGCTTTGCTTTCGGTCACCCCAGTCGTGTCACCGCCACGGTACGCGTCGGCGAGGGTGAAGTGGTGGATATCGAGCGCGAAGTGGAGCTCGGCGGGGCGATTCACTCCAAGGGCGTGATGATCCTGACGGCCTATCTGGCCGCGCGCTTTGCCGGCAACAAGCCGCTGTCCCTGGCGGCGACCCTGGTGTTCGAACAGAACTACGGCGGCATCGAGGGGGACAGCGCCACCATCGCCGAACTGTGCGCCCTGTTGTCCGCGCTGGCGAATATCCCGGTACGCCAGTCACTGGCGGTGACCGGTTCGGCCAACCAGCGAGGCCAGGTACAGCCGGTCGGCGGGATTAATGAGAAAATCGAAGGCTTCTTCGATGCCTGCCAGGCCATCGGACTCAATGGCGAACAGGGCGTGGTGATTCCCTCCACCAATGTCGAGCATCTCATGCTGCGGGAGGATGTCGTGGCCGCCGCCCGCGAAGGCCGGTTTCATATCTACCCGGTGAGTACCGTGGACGAGGCAATCGAAGTACTGACCGGCGTTACCGCCGGCGAGGCCGATGCCCGGGGTGAATACCCGCCAGAGTCGGTGAACTATCAAGTCAAACAGCGACTCGAGGATTTCGCCGAAACCCGCCACGAGTTCGCCAAGCCGGGCGATGAAGACCAGGACGAGGATGCCAAAGACAAGGACGATGATGCATCCTGA
- a CDS encoding TusE/DsrC/DsvC family sulfur relay protein: MITVELNLDGEGFLVDRDDWSEEVAKELAKQDEMEIDDQIMDLINQARQMYEEDGVVPPIRKFAKQTGVSSKELYDIFKRGPMKLICKWGGLPKPTGCV; the protein is encoded by the coding sequence TTGATAACAGTGGAATTGAATCTGGACGGCGAAGGCTTTCTCGTCGATCGTGACGACTGGTCAGAAGAAGTCGCCAAAGAACTCGCCAAACAGGACGAGATGGAAATTGACGATCAAATCATGGATCTGATTAATCAGGCGCGGCAAATGTACGAAGAAGACGGCGTCGTTCCGCCGATTCGCAAATTTGCCAAACAGACCGGCGTCTCCTCCAAGGAGCTGTACGACATCTTCAAAAGAGGCCCGATGAAACTGATTTGCAAGTGGGGCGGCCTGCCCAAGCCGACCGGCTGCGTCTGA
- a CDS encoding NUDIX hydrolase produces MSRPQTPLLTVDIIIRLIDRPDEPLVLIARKNPPHGWALPGGFVDIDETLETAAVREAREETGLQVTLERLLGCYSDPRRDPRGHTVSAVYIADARGEPQAADDARAIKLVSPAELPEKLAFDHALILDDYRHYLATGELAPVRQ; encoded by the coding sequence ATGAGCCGGCCGCAAACCCCGTTATTGACCGTGGATATCATCATTCGGCTGATCGATCGGCCCGATGAACCGCTGGTGTTGATCGCGCGTAAAAACCCACCTCATGGCTGGGCCTTGCCCGGCGGTTTCGTGGACATCGACGAAACGCTGGAAACGGCGGCCGTGCGTGAGGCGCGCGAGGAGACCGGTCTGCAGGTCACGCTGGAGCGCCTGCTGGGATGTTATTCGGATCCGCGGCGCGATCCCCGCGGGCATACCGTCAGCGCGGTGTATATCGCTGATGCCCGCGGCGAGCCGCAGGCGGCGGACGATGCCCGGGCCATCAAACTGGTGAGCCCGGCGGAGTTGCCGGAGAAACTTGCCTTTGATCATGCACTTATTCTTGATGATTACCGGCATTATCTGGCCACGGGCGAGCTGGCGCCGGTGCGGCAATAG
- the mobB gene encoding molybdopterin-guanine dinucleotide biosynthesis protein MobB gives MIEAPCPLLGFVGYSGSGKTTLLTQLIALLRERGYQLGVIKHAHHQFDIDHPGKDSYELRHAGAGQMLVASQNRWALITETPQQEHDPQLGELIAKLDCSELDLILVEGFKHETYPKLEVYREVASHSPLYVDDPHIIALVTELPADIDGDLSVLDINNPPAIADFVEAFIQQNRG, from the coding sequence ATGATTGAAGCACCCTGTCCCCTGCTGGGTTTTGTCGGCTACAGTGGCAGTGGTAAAACCACCCTGCTCACCCAGCTGATCGCCCTCCTGCGCGAGCGCGGCTATCAGCTCGGCGTCATCAAACATGCCCATCATCAATTTGATATCGATCATCCCGGCAAGGACAGTTATGAACTGCGCCATGCCGGCGCCGGTCAGATGCTGGTCGCCTCGCAGAATCGCTGGGCACTGATTACCGAAACACCGCAGCAAGAACATGATCCGCAACTGGGCGAACTGATCGCCAAACTGGATTGCAGTGAGCTGGACTTGATCCTGGTGGAAGGTTTCAAACATGAAACCTATCCCAAACTGGAAGTGTACCGCGAAGTAGCCTCGCATTCGCCGCTGTATGTCGACGATCCGCACATTATCGCCCTGGTGACCGAACTGCCCGCCGACATCGACGGGGATTTGAGCGTGCTCGATATCAATAACCCGCCGGCCATTGCCGACTTTGTCGAAGCCTTCATTCAGCAGAATCGCGGCTGA
- a CDS encoding YcgL domain-containing protein → MNPINCYVYRSRRKPGLYVYLSGEDDWSAVPENILNLLGETERFLELALTPERQLARCTGAEVIAAIEEQGFYLQMPPGDKSVASL, encoded by the coding sequence TTGAACCCGATCAACTGCTACGTCTATCGCAGCCGACGCAAACCGGGTTTATACGTCTACCTGTCCGGGGAAGATGACTGGTCCGCCGTGCCGGAGAATATACTGAACCTGCTGGGCGAAACCGAACGATTTCTGGAACTGGCGCTGACACCGGAACGCCAGCTCGCGCGCTGTACCGGCGCCGAGGTGATCGCCGCGATAGAAGAACAGGGTTTTTACCTGCAAATGCCGCCTGGAGATAAATCAGTGGCTAGTCTCTAG
- the mobA gene encoding molybdenum cofactor guanylyltransferase MobA, with protein sequence MSLSAPTTITGIVLAGGRARRMQGQDKGLLPYQGRPLIEHVCERLRPQVAKLCLNANRHREIYQRYGYPVIEDMWPDFPGPLAGFYSALQQCAGEWFCFVPCDTPQLPTDLVARLRETATKAQVPVVAVTDGEHLHGTLCLLHRSCESALLSYYQQGHHRVQEWIRSQSYALVDYGDQSQALININEPQQLEPGLS encoded by the coding sequence ATGAGCTTATCGGCACCCACCACCATTACCGGCATCGTCCTGGCCGGGGGCCGGGCCCGGCGCATGCAGGGGCAGGACAAAGGGCTGCTCCCGTACCAGGGGCGCCCGTTGATCGAACATGTTTGCGAACGACTGCGCCCCCAGGTGGCGAAGCTGTGCCTCAATGCCAACCGCCACCGGGAAATTTATCAACGCTATGGCTACCCGGTCATCGAAGATATGTGGCCGGATTTTCCCGGGCCCCTGGCCGGGTTTTACAGTGCCCTGCAACAGTGCGCCGGCGAGTGGTTCTGTTTTGTGCCCTGCGATACACCGCAACTGCCGACGGATCTGGTCGCCCGGCTGAGGGAGACAGCCACAAAGGCGCAGGTCCCCGTGGTCGCGGTCACTGACGGAGAACACTTGCATGGCACCCTCTGTCTGCTGCACCGTTCCTGTGAAAGCGCGCTGCTCAGTTATTATCAGCAGGGCCACCATCGGGTGCAGGAATGGATTCGCAGTCAGTCTTATGCCCTGGTGGATTATGGCGATCAGTCCCAGGCGCTGATCAACATCAACGAACCGCAACAACTGGAACCCGGACTCTCATGA
- the trxA gene encoding thioredoxin: protein MQFQEKSMASVELTPENFKDVIEQNDFVIIDFWAPWCGPCQSFGPVYEEVSEKHDDIVFAKVNTEDQQEMAGMFNIRSIPTLMIFREQVILYSEAGALQQSAFEKLIEDAKALDMEKVHQEVAKQQQEQEQQAQS, encoded by the coding sequence ATTCAATTTCAGGAGAAATCCATGGCGAGCGTAGAACTGACCCCCGAAAACTTCAAAGATGTCATCGAGCAGAACGATTTTGTGATCATCGACTTCTGGGCGCCGTGGTGTGGTCCTTGCCAGTCTTTCGGTCCGGTGTATGAAGAAGTATCCGAAAAACACGACGATATCGTCTTTGCCAAGGTCAACACCGAAGACCAGCAGGAAATGGCCGGCATGTTCAATATCCGCTCCATTCCGACCCTGATGATCTTCCGCGAGCAGGTCATTCTTTATTCCGAAGCCGGCGCACTGCAGCAATCCGCGTTTGAAAAACTGATCGAGGATGCCAAAGCCCTGGATATGGAAAAAGTCCATCAGGAAGTCGCCAAGCAGCAGCAGGAACAGGAACAACAGGCCCAGTCCTGA